Proteins encoded in a region of the Panicum hallii strain FIL2 chromosome 3, PHallii_v3.1, whole genome shotgun sequence genome:
- the LOC112888115 gene encoding protein NDL2-like isoform X2, with the protein MGESSGSASVSVDVERISFGGKEHLVRTRCGSVTVAVYGDEDKPALITYPDTCPVSKDCSSARKLRLCCSTISASTTSILRGTRAQQLGAAQIPSDVPVPSVDDLADQVADVIDFFSLGSVMCLGVTAGAYVLTLFATKYRERVIGLMLVSPLCKAPSWSEWLYNKLLLNLLYYYGARGLVKECLLQRYFSKKVRGDAQYPESDIVQACKNLLDEKQGENIWRFLQSINERHDLTDSLRKLQCRTLIFVGENSEFHEDAIHLTTKLDRRYCALVEVQDCGSLVTEEQPYAMLMPMEYFLMGYGLYRPYQLSGSPRSPLSPCCISPELLSPESMGVNLKPIKTRVTIDF; encoded by the exons ATGGGGGAGTCCAGCGGGTCGGCCTCCGTGTCGGTGGACGTCGAGCGGATCTCCTTCGGCGGCAAG GAGCATCTTGTGAGGACGAGATGTGGCTCTGTAACAGTTGCAGTGTATGGAGACGAGGACAAGCCTGCGCTTATTACCTACCCGGAT ACATGTCCTGTTTCCAAGGATTGTTCTTCTGCCCGGAAGCTGCGTCTTTGCTGCTCCACAATTTCTGCATCTACCACATCAATCCTCAGGGGCACGAG AGCCCAACAGTTGGGAGCGGCTCAAATCCCATCTGATGTGCCGGTGCCATCTGTTGATGATCTTGCCGATCAGGTTGCAGATGTGATCGATTTCTTCAG TTTAGGATCTGTGATGTGCCTCGGTGTCACGGCTGGTGCCTATGTCCTCACACTCTTTGCG ACAAAATATCGGGAGAGGGTAATAGGACTGATGCTGGTTTCCCCTCTGTGCAAAGCCCCATCCTGGAGTGAATGGTTGTATAATAAG TTATTGTTAAATTTGCTCTACTATTACGGGGCTCGAGGCCTGGTCAAGGAGTGCTTGCTTCAGCGGTACTTTAGCAAG AAAGTGCGTGGGGATGCTCAATATCCTGAATCAGACATCGTGCAAGCCTGTAAAAAT TTGCTCGATGAGAAGCAGggtgaaaatatttggagattTCTCCAATCGATAAATGA GAGGCATGACTTAACAGACTCATTGAGGAAATTGCAATGCCGCACACTAATTTTTGTGGGAGAGAACTCAGAATTCCATGAGGATGCCATCCATCTGACCACAAAGCTGGACAGGAGATACTGCGCACTAGTTGAG GTGCAGGATTGTGGCTCCCTTGTAACTGAGGAGCAGCCGtatgccatgttgatgccaatGGAGTACTTCCTTATGGGATATGGACTTTACAGACCGTATCAGCTGAGTGGCAGTCCTCGCAGTCCACTGAGCCCGTGTTGCATATCGCCTGAGCTGCTATCTCCTGAGAGTATGGGTGTGAATCTGAAGCCAATAAAGACTCGGGTCACCATCGACTTCTAA
- the LOC112888115 gene encoding protein NDL1-like isoform X3 — protein MWLCNSCSVWRRGQACAYYLPGYMSCFQGLFFCPEAASLLLHNFCIYHINPQGHELGAAQIPSDVPVPSVDDLADQVADVIDFFSLGSVMCLGVTAGAYVLTLFATKYRERVIGLMLVSPLCKAPSWSEWLYNKLLLNLLYYYGARGLVKECLLQRYFSKKVRGDAQYPESDIVQACKNLLDEKQGENIWRFLQSINERHDLTDSLRKLQCRTLIFVGENSEFHEDAIHLTTKLDRRYCALVEVQDCGSLVTEEQPYAMLMPMEYFLMGYGLYRPYQLSGSPRSPLSPCCISPELLSPESMGVNLKPIKTRVTIDF, from the exons ATGTGGCTCTGTAACAGTTGCAGTGTATGGAGACGAGGACAAGCCTGCGCTTATTACCTACCCGGAT ACATGTCCTGTTTCCAAGGATTGTTCTTCTGCCCGGAAGCTGCGTCTTTGCTGCTCCACAATTTCTGCATCTACCACATCAATCCTCAGGGGCACGAG TTGGGAGCGGCTCAAATCCCATCTGATGTGCCGGTGCCATCTGTTGATGATCTTGCCGATCAGGTTGCAGATGTGATCGATTTCTTCAG TTTAGGATCTGTGATGTGCCTCGGTGTCACGGCTGGTGCCTATGTCCTCACACTCTTTGCG ACAAAATATCGGGAGAGGGTAATAGGACTGATGCTGGTTTCCCCTCTGTGCAAAGCCCCATCCTGGAGTGAATGGTTGTATAATAAG TTATTGTTAAATTTGCTCTACTATTACGGGGCTCGAGGCCTGGTCAAGGAGTGCTTGCTTCAGCGGTACTTTAGCAAG AAAGTGCGTGGGGATGCTCAATATCCTGAATCAGACATCGTGCAAGCCTGTAAAAAT TTGCTCGATGAGAAGCAGggtgaaaatatttggagattTCTCCAATCGATAAATGA GAGGCATGACTTAACAGACTCATTGAGGAAATTGCAATGCCGCACACTAATTTTTGTGGGAGAGAACTCAGAATTCCATGAGGATGCCATCCATCTGACCACAAAGCTGGACAGGAGATACTGCGCACTAGTTGAG GTGCAGGATTGTGGCTCCCTTGTAACTGAGGAGCAGCCGtatgccatgttgatgccaatGGAGTACTTCCTTATGGGATATGGACTTTACAGACCGTATCAGCTGAGTGGCAGTCCTCGCAGTCCACTGAGCCCGTGTTGCATATCGCCTGAGCTGCTATCTCCTGAGAGTATGGGTGTGAATCTGAAGCCAATAAAGACTCGGGTCACCATCGACTTCTAA
- the LOC112885147 gene encoding uncharacterized protein LOC112885147 — protein sequence MPAAFAQAGSQIAAAVDAIGHDGVQPVAAAVAAGQPGRQAMRWTSVMSSFVLRRFCLLISTGVRTDKGFKEVHLNQVARELKEFSGNEVTGQQVYNHLRKWRQRWTRVSKLRDLSGSLWDEDNFMITLEEEHYNGHVKAHPKDADLLNKPIENYQYMEVIFGTGCATGKFAMGSSEALGSPSDFAESSLKHLEDDIGKLFEEVGKKQEGGGGGSGSGSSAGNKRKRFSLSDEDITIMTSMAAAVNNVADAIRETKAQDEHPDLYEAVMFMPGFSEEALIVAYSHLLDNRAQGGAFVKMNESHRVLWLKTFLAKHYSL from the exons ATGCCTGCTGCTTTTGCCCAGGCTGGTAGCCAGATAGCTGCGGCTGTTGACGCCATCGGCCATGATGGTGTCCagcctgttgctgctgctgttgccgcTGGGCAGCCAGGGAGGCAAGCCATGAGGTGGACCTCTGTCATGTCCTCATTTGTGCTTCGCCGCTTCTGCCTTCTCATCTCCACTGGTGTTAGGACTGATAAAGGTTTTAAGGAGGTCCACTTAAACCAAGTTGCCAGGGAACTTAAAGAGTTTAGTGGCAACGAGGTCACTGGACAGCAAGTGTACAATCACTTGCGCAAATGGAGGCAGAGGTGGACGAGGGTGTCAAAGCTTAGAGACCTTAGTGGGTCCTTGTGGGATGAGGATAACTTCATGATAACTTTAGAAGAGGAGCACTACAACGGGCATGTCAAG GCACACCCCAAGGATGCTGACCTGCTTAACAAGCCAATTGAGAATTACCAGTACATGGAAGTTATCTTCGGCACTGGGTGTGCCACTGGCAAATTTGCCATGGGCTCTAGTGAGGCTTTGGGCTCCCCCTCTGATTTTGCTGAGAGCTCTCTAAAGCATCTAGAAGATGATATTGGCAAGCTGTTTGAAGAGGTGGGGAAAAAACAGGAAGGAGGTGGGGGTGGCAGTGGTAGTGGTTCTTCGGCTGGCAATAAGAGGAAGAGATTCTCTTtaagtgatgaggacatcactatcATGACTAGCATGGCTGCTGCTGTTAACAATGTAGCTGATGCTATTCGTGAGACCAAGGCGCAAGATGAGCATCCTGACCTATACGAGGCTGTCATGTTCATGCCCGGCTTTAGCGAGGAGGCCCTGATTGTGGCCTATTCTCACCTTCTGGATAACAGGGCTCAGGGGGGTGCTTTTGTCAAGATGAATGAGTCACATCGTGTGCTGTGGCTGAAAACTTTCTTGGCCAAGCACTACTCTCTGTAG
- the LOC112886215 gene encoding uncharacterized protein LOC112886215, with the protein MAPPPDQDSGSGATPEAAAMLRRQMSACACARKEPVARHDRRLSASTSTSFSSPAASPTLSTSSSSTNYLPASNKLSSESIPFVVPEFGELSSISSTSSYESFFHIEASDPGAEFLDFEPTTRAPAVQTMMAQHQRPEGGAAAYDPKRLPSSMFRTRSTASPGDWSVTSNESLFSIQLSHSSGDLGAMYADLYYDAAGFPSFPTGREAPLRLPSLSESSSVRSGGLCVRHDCARCTDAGGKTRKSVRFATTESVSTGKHSVVTLEVAMEEEKAPASETNAPAAGWCELGCCLPSAAPSWWPRCCLCCGCGCQCKWWL; encoded by the exons ATGGCGCCCCCGCCGGACCAGGACTCCGGGTCCGGCGCcacgcccgaggcggcggccatGCTGAGGAGGCAGATGtccgcctgcgcctgcgcccgcAAGGAGCCCGTCGCGCGCCACGACCGCAGGCTCtccgcctccacctccacctccttctCGTCGCCCGCCGCGTCGCCGACGCTCTCCACCTCATCCTCGTCCACCAACTACCTCCCGGCGTCCAACAAGCTGTCGTCCGAGAGCATCCCCTTCGTGGTGCCCGAGTTCGGCGAGCTCTCATCCATCTCCTCCACCTCGTCCTACGAGAGCTTCTTCCACATCGAGGCGTCCGACCCCGGCGCCGAGTTCCTGGACTTCGAGCCCACGACGCGGGCGCCCGCGGTCCAGACGATGATGGCGCAGCATCAGAGGCCCgagggcggcgccgccgcgtacGACCCCAAGCGGCTCCCGTCGTCCATGTTCCGGACGCGGTCGACGGCGAGCCCCGGCGACTGGAGCGTCACCTCCAACGAGTCGCTCTTCAGCATCCAGCTCAGCCACTCCTCTGGCGACCTCGGCGCGATGTACGCGGACCTGTACTACGACGCCGCGGGGTTCCCCAGCTTCCCCACCGGGCGCGAGGCGCCCCTGAGGCTGCCGTCCCTCTCTGAATCGTCGTCGGTGCGCTCAGGGGGACTGTGCGTGAGGCACGACTGCGCCAGGTGCACCGACGCCGGCGGCAAGACCAGGAAGTCCGTCAGGTTCGCCACCACCGAGAGCGTCTCCACCGGCAAGCACTCCGTCGTGAC GCTTGAGGTTGCcatggaggaggagaaggcTCCGGCGTCGGAAACGAATGCCCCGGCGGCTGGGTGGTGCGAGTTAGGATGCTGCTTGCCGTCGGCAGCGCCGTCGTGGTGGCCTCGCTGCTGCTtgtgctgcggctgcggctgccaATGCAAATGGTGGCTTTAA
- the LOC112887357 gene encoding 1-aminocyclopropane-1-carboxylate synthase 7-like, which translates to MGGRLLASSQPEPSLSDIATSAAHGEDSPYFAGWRAYDEDPYDPVTNPSGVIQMGLAENQVSFDLLEAYLRKHPEASDCGVGFRENALFQDYHGLKSFRMAMASFMETVRGGKARFDPDRIVLTAGATAANELLTFILANPSDALLVPTPYYPGFDRDLRWRTGVNIVPVHCGSDTGFQVTAGALQAAYDEAVASGVRVRGVVLTNPSNPLGTTIERAVLEDIVDFVARNDIHLISDEIYSGSVFAAPELVSVAEVIEGRVRRGDGRGVAARVHVVYSLSKDLGLPGFRVGVVYSYNDAVVAAARRMSSFTLVSSQTQRTLAAMLSDAAFAAAYVRANRARLRERRDHMAAGLARAGLACLRGNAGLFVWVDMRPLLDEATVAGELRLWLQVVAEAKLNISPGSSCHCSEPGWFRVCFANMSLETLDAALQRLSCFTERWNKSIQN; encoded by the exons ATGGGCGGCAGGCTGCTTGCTTCTTCCCAGCCGGAGCCCTCGCTGTCGGATATCGCGACCTCGGCGGCGCACGGGGAGGATTCGCCCTACTTCGCGGGGTGGAGAGCCTACGACGAGGATCCCTACGACCCCGTCACCAACCCCTCCGGTGTCATCCAGATGGGCCTTGCCGAGAACCAG GTGTCCTTTGATCTCCTGGAGGCGTACCTCAGGAAGCACCCCGAGGCGTCTGACTGCGGCGTCGGGTTCCGAGAGAACGCCCTGTTCCAGGACTACCATGGGCTCAAATCGTTCAGGATG GCAATGGCGAGCTTCATGGAGACGGTAAGGGGAGGCAAGGCGAGGTTTGACCCGGACCGCATCGTGCTCACTGCCGGCGCCACGGCCGCCAACGAGCTCCTTACGTTCATCCTGGCCAACCCCAGCGACGCCCTCCTCGTCCCTACTCCGTACTACCCAGG GTTTGACAGGGACCTGAGGTGGAGGACCGGCGTGAACATCGTGCCGGTGCACTGCGGCAGCGACACCGGGTTCCAGGTCACCGCCGGCGCGCTCCAGGCCGCGTACGACGAGGCCGTGGCCTCAGGGGTGCGCGTCCGCGGCGTCGTCCTGACGAACCCTTCCAACCCGCTGGGCACGACGATCGAGAGGGCCGTCCTGGAGGACATCGTCGACTTCGTGGCGCGCAACGACATCCACCTCATCTCCGACGAGATCTACTCCGGCTCCGTCTTCGCGGCGCCGGAGCTGGTCAGCGTGGCGGAGGTCATCGAGGGCCGCGTCCGCCGCGGCGACGgccgcggcgtcgcggcgcgcGTGCACGTCGTGTACAGCCTCTCCAAGGACCTTGGGCTCCCGGGGTTCCGCGTCGGCGTGGTGTACTCGTACAACGACGCCGTGGTGGCCGCGGCCCGGCGCATGTCGAGCTTCACGCTGGTCTCGTCGCAGACGCAGCGCACGCTCGCCGCGATGCTCTCGGACGCCGCCTTCGCCGCGGCGTACGTCCGCGCCAACCGGGCCCGCCTCCGGGAGCGGCGGGACCACATGGCGGCCGGGCTCGCGCGCGCCGGCCTCGCATGCCTGCGCGGCAACGCGGGGCTGTTCGTGTGGGTGGACATGCGGCCGCTGCTGGACGAGGCGACGGTAGCAGGGGAGCTGAGGCTGTGGCTGCAGGTGGTCGCCGAGGCGAAGCTCAACATCTCGCCGGGATCATCGTGCCATTGCTCGGAGCCAGGGTGGTTCAGGGTGTGCTTCGCCAACATGAGCTTGGAGACTCTCGATGCTGCACTCCAACGACTGAGCTGCTTCACGGAGAGATGGAACAAGTCCATACAAAATTAA
- the LOC112888115 gene encoding protein NDL2-like isoform X1 — translation MGESSGSASVSVDVERISFGGKEHLVRTRCGSVTVAVYGDEDKPALITYPDVGLNYMSCFQGLFFCPEAASLLLHNFCIYHINPQGHELGAAQIPSDVPVPSVDDLADQVADVIDFFSLGSVMCLGVTAGAYVLTLFATKYRERVIGLMLVSPLCKAPSWSEWLYNKLLLNLLYYYGARGLVKECLLQRYFSKKVRGDAQYPESDIVQACKNLLDEKQGENIWRFLQSINERHDLTDSLRKLQCRTLIFVGENSEFHEDAIHLTTKLDRRYCALVEVQDCGSLVTEEQPYAMLMPMEYFLMGYGLYRPYQLSGSPRSPLSPCCISPELLSPESMGVNLKPIKTRVTIDF, via the exons ATGGGGGAGTCCAGCGGGTCGGCCTCCGTGTCGGTGGACGTCGAGCGGATCTCCTTCGGCGGCAAG GAGCATCTTGTGAGGACGAGATGTGGCTCTGTAACAGTTGCAGTGTATGGAGACGAGGACAAGCCTGCGCTTATTACCTACCCGGATGTAGGTTTGAACT ACATGTCCTGTTTCCAAGGATTGTTCTTCTGCCCGGAAGCTGCGTCTTTGCTGCTCCACAATTTCTGCATCTACCACATCAATCCTCAGGGGCACGAG TTGGGAGCGGCTCAAATCCCATCTGATGTGCCGGTGCCATCTGTTGATGATCTTGCCGATCAGGTTGCAGATGTGATCGATTTCTTCAG TTTAGGATCTGTGATGTGCCTCGGTGTCACGGCTGGTGCCTATGTCCTCACACTCTTTGCG ACAAAATATCGGGAGAGGGTAATAGGACTGATGCTGGTTTCCCCTCTGTGCAAAGCCCCATCCTGGAGTGAATGGTTGTATAATAAG TTATTGTTAAATTTGCTCTACTATTACGGGGCTCGAGGCCTGGTCAAGGAGTGCTTGCTTCAGCGGTACTTTAGCAAG AAAGTGCGTGGGGATGCTCAATATCCTGAATCAGACATCGTGCAAGCCTGTAAAAAT TTGCTCGATGAGAAGCAGggtgaaaatatttggagattTCTCCAATCGATAAATGA GAGGCATGACTTAACAGACTCATTGAGGAAATTGCAATGCCGCACACTAATTTTTGTGGGAGAGAACTCAGAATTCCATGAGGATGCCATCCATCTGACCACAAAGCTGGACAGGAGATACTGCGCACTAGTTGAG GTGCAGGATTGTGGCTCCCTTGTAACTGAGGAGCAGCCGtatgccatgttgatgccaatGGAGTACTTCCTTATGGGATATGGACTTTACAGACCGTATCAGCTGAGTGGCAGTCCTCGCAGTCCACTGAGCCCGTGTTGCATATCGCCTGAGCTGCTATCTCCTGAGAGTATGGGTGTGAATCTGAAGCCAATAAAGACTCGGGTCACCATCGACTTCTAA